In Mesoaciditoga lauensis cd-1655R = DSM 25116, one genomic interval encodes:
- a CDS encoding 4Fe-4S domain-containing protein — MKAVVNEDLCIGCGVCESLCPQVFKLGDDGKAHVVADDCSAGCCEDAKDSCPVGAISLEE; from the coding sequence ATGAAAGCAGTTGTCAATGAAGATTTGTGCATCGGCTGTGGCGTATGCGAAAGCTTGTGCCCTCAGGTTTTCAAACTCGGTGATGATGGTAAAGCTCATGTTGTCGCTGATGATTGCAGCGCAGGTTGCTGCGAGGACGCAAAGGATTCGTGTCCAGTAGGCGCCATCTCGCTTGAAGAGTAA
- the rpmB gene encoding 50S ribosomal protein L28, protein MSKKCDICGRSVSTGNNVSHSHKKTKRTFKPNLQPVKVVGEDGKIKRLMVCTRCLKSGKVQRA, encoded by the coding sequence ATGTCAAAGAAATGTGATATATGCGGTAGAAGCGTTTCCACAGGAAACAACGTTAGCCACTCCCACAAGAAAACCAAAAGAACTTTTAAGCCAAACCTTCAGCCCGTCAAAGTTGTTGGAGAAGACGGGAAAATAAAGCGTTTAATGGTTTGCACAAGATGCCTTAAATCTGGTAAAGTCCAAAGGGCTTAA
- the alr gene encoding alanine racemase — MAKGMSERNLRNTYAEVNVTRFLRNIFKLSKKINMPLAPVLKANAYGHGAIQLAKACEESKAGFIIVAFLEEAIQLREAGIALPILVLNYFDPKYAREALKYDISITSFSMEQMREIVKYLDGSAKKLRVHMNVDTGMSRLGTREKALELYDFLLSKDEVLLEGVYTHLVSADDPDDPMNSQQVTEFKAFLKKLPQKPQYVHMCNSAGSAFLNECVGNMARVGIALYGLQPSSKFFIDYIQPVMSLHSTIAEIKTLKKGQGVGYNHIYIAEITKKIAVIPIGYADGVPRALSNKGEVLIKGKRAKILGRVSMDQMTVDISQIDDVRIGDDVVIFGKSGDEEIRVEEIAEKAGTVNYEIVCGISPRVPRIYVRESGVSM, encoded by the coding sequence TTGGCCAAAGGTATGTCTGAAAGAAATTTGAGAAATACGTATGCGGAGGTAAATGTTACACGATTCCTCCGCAATATTTTTAAACTCTCAAAGAAAATCAACATGCCGCTGGCACCTGTATTGAAAGCTAATGCCTACGGGCATGGAGCAATACAATTGGCCAAAGCTTGCGAAGAAAGTAAGGCGGGATTTATCATAGTTGCATTTTTAGAAGAGGCCATTCAATTGAGAGAAGCTGGCATTGCCCTTCCCATCCTCGTTTTGAATTATTTTGATCCGAAATATGCACGGGAGGCTTTAAAATACGATATTTCTATAACGTCTTTTTCCATGGAGCAAATGAGGGAGATCGTCAAATACCTTGACGGTTCAGCTAAAAAGTTGCGTGTCCATATGAATGTAGATACCGGCATGTCGCGATTGGGAACAAGGGAAAAAGCTTTGGAATTGTACGATTTTCTCCTCAGCAAAGATGAGGTACTTCTTGAAGGGGTTTACACTCATCTCGTGTCAGCAGACGATCCGGATGATCCCATGAATTCTCAACAAGTAACGGAATTCAAAGCTTTTTTGAAAAAATTGCCTCAAAAGCCTCAATACGTGCATATGTGCAACAGCGCAGGAAGCGCTTTTCTAAATGAATGCGTCGGAAATATGGCAAGAGTTGGAATAGCTTTGTACGGTCTTCAACCTTCATCTAAATTTTTCATCGACTACATTCAACCTGTTATGAGTTTACATTCCACGATCGCTGAGATAAAAACTCTGAAAAAAGGTCAAGGTGTGGGATACAATCACATATACATTGCCGAAATCACGAAGAAGATCGCGGTGATACCCATAGGGTACGCCGATGGTGTACCGCGAGCCCTTTCAAACAAGGGGGAAGTTTTAATAAAAGGGAAAAGGGCAAAAATACTGGGAAGAGTAAGTATGGATCAAATGACGGTAGACATTTCTCAAATAGATGATGTTAGAATTGGTGATGATGTGGTAATATTTGGAAAAAGCGGGGATGAAGAAATAAGGGTAGAAGAAATTGCCGAAAAAGCCGGTACCGTCAACTACGAAATCGTGTGTGGCATATCCCCAAGAGTACCGAGAATATATGTAAGGGAAAGCGGTGTTTCAATGTG